The genome window TGCTCGAGGTCGTCGCCTACCTGTACCTCGCGGCGATCAGCATCGCGCTCGCTCTGATCGACCTCGACACCCACCGCCTCCCGAACACGATCGTCCTGCCGTCCTACCTGGTCGGCGCCGCGCTGCTCGGCACGGCGTCGGCGCTCACCGGAGACTGGGGCGCGCTGCTCGGCGCGGCGATCGGCGGCGCCGTGCTCTACGGGGGCTACCTGCTCCTCGCGCTCGTGTACCCGGGGGGAATGGGCTTCGGCGACGTCAAGCTCGCGGGCGTCCTCGGCGTCTTCCTCGGCTACCTCGGGTGGGGGCCGCTCATCATCGGCGGCTTCGCGCCGTTCGTCCTCGGTGGGGTCTTCGCGCTCGTGCTCCTCGCCGCCCGCCGCGCCCGAAAGGGCAGCGGCATCCCCTTCGGCCCCTGGATGCTGGCCGGAGCCTGGCTCGGCGTCCTCGCCGGCCCCACGATCTGGAACGCCTACCTGGCGCTCCTCGGACTCGCCTGACGGCGACACGGCACAGAACCATCTGAAGAAAGGGAGGACCGCATGGCACGCAGCATCGTCGGCATCGACATCGGCAGCACGTCCATCCGCGCTGTGGAGCTCGGTGATCCGCACAAGCCCAGACCCACCCTCCTGCGCCACTTCGAAGTGCCGTTGCCCGACGGTGCGGCCAGCCGCGGGGAGGTCCTCGAACCCAACACGGTCGCCGCGAGCCTGCGCCGGCTCTGGCAGCAGGGCGGCTTCAAGAGCAAGGAGGTCGTGCTCGGCATGGGCAACCAGCGCGTGCTCGCACGCGACCTGACCGTGCCGAGCATGTCGCGGCTCCGCATCCGCGAGAGCCTGCCGTTCCATGTGCAAGACATGCTGCCGGTTCCCGTCGCCGACGCCCTCCTCGACTTCTACCCGGTCTCCGAGGAGGTCGGCGACAGCGGTCCGGTCACCAACGGCCTGCTGGTCGCCGCGGTCAAGGAGGCCGTGCTCGGCAACGTGAAGGCCGTCACGCTCGCCGGTCTCACCGCGGTCGACGTCGACCTTCTGCCGTTCGCGGTGTCGCGCGCTCTGGTCACCCGCACCGGCCGGCTGGGCACCGTGGCCCTCATCGACATCGGCGCCAACACGACGAGCGTGGTCGTCCTGACCAATAACATCCCGCAGTTCGTGCGCATCATACCGGCCGGCGGGGCCGAGCTCACGCAGGCGCTGCGCGCCGGGCTGGAGGTCGAACCGGGGGAGGCGGAGCGGATCAAGGCGACCATCGGGCTCGCCAAGCAGGTCTCGAGCCCGCAGGAGCACCAGGCGGTGGAGATCATCTACCGGGTCACGGGCGAGCTCCTGACCAGCCTTCGCAACACGGTCAGCTACTTCATCAACACCCGCCCCACCACTCCGGTGGACCACGTCCTCCTCACCGGCGGCGGCGCCCAGCTTCCCGGGCTCGCCGACGCGTTGAGCGAGATGACCCGGCTGCCCGTCGCTGTCGGGGACCCCTTCCACGCCGTCGTGCTGTCGCGTCACCTCGACGCGACGGTCCTGCGGATGAAAAGGTCGACGCTCTCCGCGGCGGTCGGCCTCGCACTCGGGAGCGCAGCATGAGCATCACCGCACGGCGTACGAACGACGCCGACGACACCGACGAAGGCGCGCCGAAGCGCGGCGCCCGCGCCAAGGGCGGCGCGTCGCCGTCCAAGGCCGCAAAGCCACCACGCGAGCCGAAGGCGGCGAAAGCCCCGAAGGGTCGCGCTTCGACGACCGAGCCGAAGAAGGCGAAGCCGCAGAAGCCACCGAAGGGGACGACGGCGGCCGCGGCTCCGAAGGGATCTGTCGCCTCGGCGGCGCGGCACGAGAGCGCGGGCGTCGGCATGGAGCCGCGCGTCGATCTTCTGCCGCCGGAAGTCCGAGCGGAACGACGCAACGCGCGCACCCGCCGGGGCTTCGGCTGGGGCGTGCTGGCAGTGGTGCTCGTGGTGCTGATCGCCGCAGGCGGCGCATTCAGCCTGAATGTGGTCTCGCAGGCCGCCTTGCTCACCGCCCGCGGCGATACCGCATCCCTGCTCGCACAGCAGGCGCGGTACGCGCCCGTTCGCGACCTGCAGAAGCAGGTCGCGCTCGCGCAAGCCGCGCAGCAGGCCGGCGCGTCCACCGAGATCGACTGGAAGGCCTTCCTCGACAAGGTCGGGGCCGCTCAGCCGTCCGGCCTGAGCCTGGCCACGGTCGCGGTGGACTCGATCGCGCCGACGGCGATCTACCAGCAGTCGACCGACCCGCTCCAGGGTCCGCGCGTCGGCACCGTCACCGTCGTCGGGAACAGCGCCGCGCTGCCGAACGTCCCGGCGTGGGTCGCCGCGCTGCAGAAGATCCCCGGCGTCGTCGACGTCGTCCCCGGCACCGTCACCCTGGACGAAGCCAAGAACGTCTACAAGGCCACGGTGACCATCCATGTTTCCGAGAGCCTCTACACCAAGCGCTTCGCGCCGAAGGGCAAGTGAGAACGATGGACAAGACCCGTCTCTGGATCATCGGCTCCGTGCTGGCGATGGTCGTCGTCGCAGTCCTCGGCTGGGTGGTCGCCATTCAGCCGGAGCTCGACCAGTCGGCCGCCGCAGCCGCGCAGACGCTGCAGGTCGACAGCGCCAACGCGACCAGCCAGGTGGCTCTGAACAAGCTCAAGAAGGACAGCGAAGGGCTGTCCGCGCTCAAATCCCAACTCGCCGCCATCGGCGTCTCCGTCCCCTCGGAGGCGCAGGCGCCGGCGTTCCTCGACGAGCTCGGCGCCCTCGCCGCCGCGAACGGCGTGACGGTCACGGCGTCGCAGATCGCGGATGCGCAAGGATTCGTCCCGCCCGCGAACCCGGCGGCGCCCGCGCCGGCGGCGACCACCGCCGGGAGCGGATCCACAGCCACGCCGACCCCATCGCCGTCGGCCGCAGCGGCGCCGACGCCGGCCCCTGTGCCCACGGCGGTGCCCGGGATGCCGCCCGCCGTCAGCACGCTCGTCACGAAGGACGACTTCACCGTCGTTCCGGTCTCCATCACCGTCCGTGGCGACTACGCGAACATCGTGGCGTTCGTCGGCGCCGCGCAAAAAGGCCAACGACTCTTCCTGGTGAACGGCCTCAACGTCGGGCCGGCCGCGAATGGCCCGGGCTTCGACGGCAAGGTGAGCGGCTTCATCTACGTGCTCAACGCGGGAACGGCGGTCACTCCCTCCAAGTAGCCGCGCTCCCGCGCCACCTCCCTCGCCCCGCCGTACCCCGTTGCTACAGTGGGCACCACATCAAAGGGTGCCCACCCGGGCGCAGCGAGGAGTGCCAGCATGAGCGACACGACACCCGAACCCGCCGAGAAGCGGGAGGACGCGGAGTCGGCCGAACCTGCCACCCCGCCCGCGACCGCGCCGGCCGAGTCGGCCGCCGCCGAGCCCGCGCCGCACGCCGAGTCCGCGGTGGAGGCCGCCCCCATCGAACCGCCGGCGACCGCCGGCGAACCGCGCGACACGGATCCGGATATGGAGGTGCCGCCGTCCGCGCCGGTGTCTGCCCGCGGTCATCTGAACCGGTCCGCCGATGAGAACGCCGCCGAAGTGCCCGAGACCGGCGCCCGACCCCAGCCGGCCGCAGCGATCGAGCCCGAGCCCGTGACCTCCTCGCCGGACGACGTCGCCGCCGCCGTCGCGCGGTCGTCCGCGGAACCCGGCGCCACCGCCGCCGGTGACGCGACCGTCGACACCGCCTCCCCGGCGCAGTCGGCCGCGCCCGTCATCATCGCGGGGGAGGCCGCCCAGCAGGCGACCGCCCAGCAGGCCCAGCAGTCCCAGCAGCCCGCCGCCCAGCCCGGCGAGGCCACCGCGGCCCCGGTTGCGCCCGCGCAGACCCCGCCGCCGCCCTTCATCCCGCAGCCGGTCGCGCCGATCTTCCTGCAGCGGCCCGAACCGCCCAAGCGCAAGAGCAATCGCGGCGTCGGCATCCTTATCGCCCTCGTCGGGACCGTCGCGTTCGCCGTGCTGTGGGCCGTCGCCGTGGTGGTCGTCGGCGCGATGCTGACGCCGAGCAGCGAGTTCCTGCCCGTGCTCACCCAGTACTTCACGTCCCAGTACTCCGGCTGGGCGCCCATCGTGGCGTTCTTCGTCGGGATGGTCGTGCTCATCCAGATCATCAACCGGGCGCGCTGGTGGGCGTACATCCTCGGCGGACTCTTCGTCGCCGTCTTCGTCTACCTCGTCTACATCGGCGCCGGCCTCGTCGACGCCCACTTCTGGCAGCGCAACGCGGACGAGCAGTCGCTCGTGCTGAGCCGCGCGTGGGTCAACCCGTTCGCCGTCCTCGCCGGCGTCATCGCCCGCGAGATGTCGGTCTGGACGGGCGCCTGGCTCGCCGGGCGCGGGCGCAAGCTGAAGGCGCGCAACGCGGAGGCGCAGGCCGACTACGAGCAGCAGCTCGCCGACGCCCAGAACCAGGCCGCCAACGCGTACGCTCAGCAGGGGTACTGACCGTCAGCGACCCGTCCCACCCGGACCCGATCCGAGGGAGCTCCCATGCGTGAGGAGCGCGCCTACGCGGTCATCGTCGCGTGCTTCGCGGCGGGGCTGTACCTCGCCGTCCTCGTCGCCGCGTTCGGCCTGCTCTCGCTCGCGACCGACACCGAGGTGATCGCGGACCCGTCCGCCGGGCCGCTGGTCGGACCGGTCATGACGGGCGCCGCGGTGGCGGTGCTGCTCGCCCTCCTGATCGTCACGGGGACCCGTGTGCCCGGCGACCAGCAGCGGATCGCGCCGCTCACGGCCCTCGGCGCCGGCATCGCCTGCTACCTCGCCTACTGCGTCGCCGGGGGAGTGGCCGGCGCGTTCGCCACCGGCGACGTCCTCCACTTCGTCCTCTTCGCGGCGGGCCAGCTCGGCAGCCTGTACGCGATCACGACCGGACTGGCCGCTTTCCTGATCACGCTGCTCTACCAGCTCGTGCTCGTCGGCCGCTTCCGCCAGCGCGGGAGGCCGCGCTGGCCCTGGGAGCGGCCGGACGACGAGTAAGGGTGCATGACCCGAAACGGGACGGATCAGCGGGGAGCCCGCCGAGGTCAGGCCGGCGCCTGATCGGGAGCCGACGCGGACGCAGCAGCAGGGGCTGCCGCGGCCTGCGGGGCGCGGAACCGCTCGGCCAGCGCGACGGGGATCATCCCGACCAGCCAGGGCAGGTCCTGCAGCAGGTACCGCTTCACCAGGCGCGACGGGTCCTGGCCCATCCGCCATACCCACTCCAGCCCGAGGCGCTGCAGCAGGCGGGGCGCCCGCGGGAACTGCCCGGTGTTCATCTGCGCGGCGGCCCCAGCCCCGATGAAGACGATGCCGTCGTCCCCGTGCCTCCGGCGGAGCTCGAGGATGAGGTGCTCCTGCTTCGGGAAGCCGAGGCAGACGAACAGCACATCCGGCCGGACCCGTTCGATGAACGCGCTCGCCGCGTCGACCAGCTCGGGGCTGCCGGGTTCCGCGAACGGGAGGTCGGCGCCGTGGACGTGGTCGTGCCTGCGCGCCCGGTAGAACGCCTCCGCCTCCACGGCGGCGGCCCCGACGATCCCGATCCGCAGGCCCTCGGAGCGGGGATGCTCGATGACACCGTTCATCAGGTCCGTGCCGGTGACGCGCGGGAAGCGCCCCTTGCCCGCGATGCGCAGCAGCCAGGTGAGCGGGACGCCGTCCACGGTCCAGAACGACGTCTGCTCCTCCAGCTCCGGGAGGCCGACCGTGCGCAAGTGGCGGGTGATGGAGACGTTGGAGGTCACGACAATCCCGCCGTCCGCGCGCGCCAGGTCGAGGACGTGACGGCTGGACGCGTCCTGGTCGGCGCGGTCGAGCTTGAGGCCGCCGATGACGGCGCGTTCGAAGGTCTGCATGGCTGCCTCTCGCAGGGCTCGTGGAGCGGACGATCCGGCAAGAGTGGCATAGATATAGTGGATGTCAGACGCGAACGGCCAAGGGGCGCGGACGGGGCGCGCTCGGATCACCTCGGAATTCACCGTGCGTAGCGCGATTCCGCCCTGCGCGGACAGGGCGCTAGCATGCCCTCGCTCATTTGACCGCCCACCGCGCGGACGATAGTATTTATCGGGTGTGCGCTCTGTCGTGCGCTTGCTCCATGCCCGGTTTCAGGACCGGGCGAGGGAGCAGGCGGACCGGCACGTACTCATCCGATGGGCGAGGGAACCGCACGGAACCCACGCCCCCACGGCATATCGGCAGAACGGCGGCATGTCCGCCATCGGTCCGATACTCCTCACCCCCGGAACGACCCGCGAAGCGGGTGGATCGGGGTGCGGGGAAAAAGCAACAACTGTCACCGTGCAGTCCATATAAGGAGAAGTTCAGTGCCAACCATTCAGCAGTTGGTTCGGAAGGGCCGGACGCCGAAGGTCACCAAGACCAAGGCCCCCGCCCTGAAGTCCAACCCCCAGCAGCGCGGCGTGTGCACCCGTGTCTACACCACCACCCCCAAGAAGCCGAACTCGGCGCTCCGCAAGGTCGCCCGCGTCAAGCTCTCGAACGGGACCGAGGTCACCGCGTACATCCCCGGTGAGGGCCACAACCTGCAGGAGCACTCGATGGTGCTCGTCCGCGGCGGCCGTGTGAAGGACCTGCCCGGCGTTCGTTACAAGATCGTCCGCGGCGCCCTGGACACCCAGGCCGTCAAGAACCGCAAGCAGGCTCGCAGCCGCTACGGCGCGAAGATGGAGAAGAAGTAATGCCTCGCAAGGGTCCCGCTCCGAAGCGCCCCGTCGTCGCCGACCCGGTGTACGGCTCGCCGGTCGTCAGCCAGCTCGTCAACAAGATCCTCCTCGACGGCAAGAAGGGCCTCGCCGAGCGCATCGTCTACGACGCGCTCGAGGGCGTCTCGACCAAGTCCGGCCAGGACGCGGTCGCCACGCTCAAGAAGGCGCTCGACAACATCCGCCCGACCCTCGAGGTCCGCAGCCGCCGCGTCGGCGGCTCGACCTACCAGGTGCCGGTCGAGGTCAAGCCGCACCGCGCCAACACCCTGGCGCTGCGCTGGCTCACCAGCTACGCCAAGGGCCGTCGCGAGAAGACGATGACCGAGCGTCTCACCAACGAGATCCTCGACGCCTCCAACGGTCTGGGCGCCGCTGTCAAGCGCCGCGAGGACACGCACAAGATGGCCGAGTCGAACAAGGCCTTCGCCCACTACCGCTGGTAACACTTTTCGTCGTCCGGGCGTTGCACTCGTAGGAGTGCCGCGCCCGGGCGGCACCCTTCCACTCTCTACTTTTCGGAGGAACCCTGTGGCACAGGACGTGCTCACCGACCTGAAAAAGGTCCGCAACATCGGCATCATGGCCCACATCGATGCCGGCAAGACCACCACGACCGAGCGCATCCTGTTCTACACGGGCGTCAACCACAAGATCGGTGAGACGCACGACGGCGCCTCGACCACCGACTGGATGGAGCAGGAGAAGGAGCGCGGCATCACCATCACGTCCGCCGCGGTCACCTGCTTCTGGAACAAGAACCAGATCAACATCATCGACACCCCGGGTCACGTCGACTTCACGGTCGAGGTGGAGCGCTCGCTCCGCGTGCTCGACGGTGCCGTCGCCGTCTTCGACGCGAAGGAGGGCGTCGAGCCCCAGTCGGAGACCGTGTGGCGTCAGGCCGACAAGTACGTCGTCCCGCGCATCTGCTTCGTCAACAAGATGGACAAGCTGGGCGCCGACTTCTACTTCACCGTCGACACCATCGTGTCCCGCCTCGGCGCCAAGCCGCTGGTGATGCAGCTCCCGATCGGCTCCGAGTCCGACTTCGTCGGCGTCGTCGACCTGGTCGAGATGCGCGCGCTGGTCTGGCCGGGCGACGCCAAGGGCGACGTGACGATGGGCGCCAAGTACGAGGTCCAGGAGATCCCCGCCGACCTCAAGGAGAAGGCCGAGGAGTACCGCAACCGCCTCCTCGAGACCGTCGCCGAGACCGACGACGCGCTGCTCGAGAAGTTCTTCGGCGGCGAGGAGATCACCATCCCGGAGATCAAGGCCGCGATCCGCAAGCTCACCGTGAACAACGAGATCTACCCGGTCCTCTGCGGCTCGGCGTTCAAGAACCGCGGTGTCCAGCCGATGCTCGACGCCGTGATCGACTACCTCCCGTCGCCGCTCGACGTGCCCGCCATCGAGGCGCACAACCCGCGCGACGAGGAGCAGGTCATCCTGCGCCACGCCGACGCCACCGAGCCGTTCTCGGCCCTCGCGTTCAAGGTCGCGGTCCACCCCTTCTTCGGCCGCCTCACCTACGTGCGCGTCTACTCGGGTCGTGTCGACTCGGGCGCCGCGGTCGTGAACTCGACCAAGGGCAAGAAGGAGCGCATCGGCAAGATCTTCCAGATGCACGCCAACAAGGAGAACCCGGTCGACTACGTCACCGCCGGCAACATCTACGCGGTGATCGGCCTCAAGGACACCACCACCGGTGACACCCTGAGCGACCCGGACCACCAGGTCGTCCTCGAGTCGATGACCTTCCCGGAGCCCGTCATCGAGGTCGCCATCGAGCCGAAGACCAAGGCCGACCAGGAGAAGCTCGGCACGGCCATCCAGAAGCTCGCCGAGGAAGACCCGACGTTCCGCACCGAGCAGAACCAGGAGACCGGTCAGACGGTCATCAAGGGCATGGGCGAGCTGCACCTCGACATCCTCGTGGACCGCATGAAGCGCGAGTTCAACGTCGAGGCGAACGTCGGCAAGCCGCAGGTGGCCTACCGCGAGACCCTCCGCCGCACGGTGGAGAAGTACGACTACACCCACAAGAAGCAGACCGGTGGTTCCGGTCAGTTCGCAAAGGTGCAGATCACCCTGGAGCCGCTCGAGGTGACCCCGGAGACCTCGTACGAGTTCGTGAACGCCGTCACCGGCGGTCGCGTCCCGCGCGAGTACATCCCCTCGGTCGACGCGGGCATCCAGGACGCGATGCAGGTCGGCGTGCTCGCCGGCTTCCCGACGGTGGGTGTCAAGGCGACGCTCGTCGACGGCGCCTCGCACGACGTCGACTCCTCGGAGATGGCGTTCAAGATCGCCGGCTCGATGGCCTACAAGGAGGCTGCTCGCAAGGCGAACCCGGTGCTCCTCGAGCCGCTCATGGCGGTCGAGGTGCGTACGCCGGAGGAGTACATGGGCGACGTCATCGGCGACCTCAACTCCCGCCGTGGACAGATCCAGTCCATGGAGGATGCGAGCGGCGTCAAGGTCGTGCGCGCCAACGTCCCGCTGTCCGAGATGTTCGGCTACATCGGCGACCTGCGGTCCAAGACCTCGGGCCGCGCGGTGTACTCGATGCAGTTCGACAGCTACGCGGAGGTCCCGAAGGCTGTCGCCGACGAGATCGTCCAGAAGAGCAAGGGCGAGTGACCCCGGTCACTGCTCCCAGGCAACATCCCGTAACATAAGAAACCAATCCCGTAGGCCCTCCGGTCGAAATCCGTCGACCGGGGTGCCTGCACGAGAGTCCTGAGGAGGACCACAGTGGCTAAGGCCAAGTTCGAGCGGACTAAGCCGCACGTGAACATCGGAACCATCGGTCACGTCGACCACGGCAAGACGACGCTCACCGCGGCGATCTCCAAGGTGCTTGCAGACAAGTACCCGTCGGCGACCAACGTGCAGCGCGACTTCGCGTCGATCGACTCGGCTCCGGAAGAGCGTCAGCGTGGTATCACGATCAACATCTCGCACGTCGAGTACGAGACCCCGAAGCGTCACTACGCGCACGTCGACGCCCCGGGTCACGCCGA of Leifsonia shinshuensis contains these proteins:
- a CDS encoding prepilin peptidase; protein product: MTLAVFALALGFVVVFGALIGSFLNVVVYRVPAGRSIVSPPSACGSCGTEIKPYDNVPVLSWLVLRGRCRSCRGAISVRYPLVEAATGVAFAVVAWWFWAGPQAPAEPTGAALAAGVLEVVAYLYLAAISIALALIDLDTHRLPNTIVLPSYLVGAALLGTASALTGDWGALLGAAIGGAVLYGGYLLLALVYPGGMGFGDVKLAGVLGVFLGYLGWGPLIIGGFAPFVLGGVFALVLLAARRARKGSGIPFGPWMLAGAWLGVLAGPTIWNAYLALLGLA
- the pilM gene encoding type IV pilus assembly protein PilM codes for the protein MARSIVGIDIGSTSIRAVELGDPHKPRPTLLRHFEVPLPDGAASRGEVLEPNTVAASLRRLWQQGGFKSKEVVLGMGNQRVLARDLTVPSMSRLRIRESLPFHVQDMLPVPVADALLDFYPVSEEVGDSGPVTNGLLVAAVKEAVLGNVKAVTLAGLTAVDVDLLPFAVSRALVTRTGRLGTVALIDIGANTTSVVVLTNNIPQFVRIIPAGGAELTQALRAGLEVEPGEAERIKATIGLAKQVSSPQEHQAVEIIYRVTGELLTSLRNTVSYFINTRPTTPVDHVLLTGGGAQLPGLADALSEMTRLPVAVGDPFHAVVLSRHLDATVLRMKRSTLSAAVGLALGSAA
- a CDS encoding DUF6121 family protein: MREERAYAVIVACFAAGLYLAVLVAAFGLLSLATDTEVIADPSAGPLVGPVMTGAAVAVLLALLIVTGTRVPGDQQRIAPLTALGAGIACYLAYCVAGGVAGAFATGDVLHFVLFAAGQLGSLYAITTGLAAFLITLLYQLVLVGRFRQRGRPRWPWERPDDE
- a CDS encoding WecB/TagA/CpsF family glycosyltransferase, with protein sequence MQTFERAVIGGLKLDRADQDASSRHVLDLARADGGIVVTSNVSITRHLRTVGLPELEEQTSFWTVDGVPLTWLLRIAGKGRFPRVTGTDLMNGVIEHPRSEGLRIGIVGAAAVEAEAFYRARRHDHVHGADLPFAEPGSPELVDAASAFIERVRPDVLFVCLGFPKQEHLILELRRRHGDDGIVFIGAGAAAQMNTGQFPRAPRLLQRLGLEWVWRMGQDPSRLVKRYLLQDLPWLVGMIPVALAERFRAPQAAAAPAAASASAPDQAPA
- the rpsL gene encoding 30S ribosomal protein S12, with amino-acid sequence MPTIQQLVRKGRTPKVTKTKAPALKSNPQQRGVCTRVYTTTPKKPNSALRKVARVKLSNGTEVTAYIPGEGHNLQEHSMVLVRGGRVKDLPGVRYKIVRGALDTQAVKNRKQARSRYGAKMEKK
- the rpsG gene encoding 30S ribosomal protein S7, with product MPRKGPAPKRPVVADPVYGSPVVSQLVNKILLDGKKGLAERIVYDALEGVSTKSGQDAVATLKKALDNIRPTLEVRSRRVGGSTYQVPVEVKPHRANTLALRWLTSYAKGRREKTMTERLTNEILDASNGLGAAVKRREDTHKMAESNKAFAHYRW
- the fusA gene encoding elongation factor G, which produces MAQDVLTDLKKVRNIGIMAHIDAGKTTTTERILFYTGVNHKIGETHDGASTTDWMEQEKERGITITSAAVTCFWNKNQINIIDTPGHVDFTVEVERSLRVLDGAVAVFDAKEGVEPQSETVWRQADKYVVPRICFVNKMDKLGADFYFTVDTIVSRLGAKPLVMQLPIGSESDFVGVVDLVEMRALVWPGDAKGDVTMGAKYEVQEIPADLKEKAEEYRNRLLETVAETDDALLEKFFGGEEITIPEIKAAIRKLTVNNEIYPVLCGSAFKNRGVQPMLDAVIDYLPSPLDVPAIEAHNPRDEEQVILRHADATEPFSALAFKVAVHPFFGRLTYVRVYSGRVDSGAAVVNSTKGKKERIGKIFQMHANKENPVDYVTAGNIYAVIGLKDTTTGDTLSDPDHQVVLESMTFPEPVIEVAIEPKTKADQEKLGTAIQKLAEEDPTFRTEQNQETGQTVIKGMGELHLDILVDRMKREFNVEANVGKPQVAYRETLRRTVEKYDYTHKKQTGGSGQFAKVQITLEPLEVTPETSYEFVNAVTGGRVPREYIPSVDAGIQDAMQVGVLAGFPTVGVKATLVDGASHDVDSSEMAFKIAGSMAYKEAARKANPVLLEPLMAVEVRTPEEYMGDVIGDLNSRRGQIQSMEDASGVKVVRANVPLSEMFGYIGDLRSKTSGRAVYSMQFDSYAEVPKAVADEIVQKSKGE